Below is a window of Acidobacteriota bacterium DNA.
TTCTTCCACCAGCAGGCGCGCCGCCGCTTCACCGATCCCGGGGAAGTGCAGATCTCCGGTCTCGCCGGGTGTGTCGTCGCCGAGGTAGGCGAGGGCATCAGGCCAGCGGGCGGCCCAACCGGTCCGGATCAGTACTGCCGACCCCGCCGGTACGCGGCCGTGGTTCTCCTCCCACCCCATGACGTCTGCCGGCGTGACCAGATAGTCCGGATCGGCCGCCGCCGCGTTGCTGACGTCAATGACGATCCCCGGGAGGATGAGCCGCTTCAGGGGAATCGATTCTGCCGTGGTGCCTCCCTCGTCGAAGTGGAAGGGCGCATCGAGGTGCGTTCCGCCATGCTCCGCGGTGGCGAACTTCTTGGCGGCGTAGAAGTATGCGCCGGGCGTCTGTCCCTGGGCAAGCGTCTCAAGCCGGAAGCCGGTGGTGTCGGTGGGCCAGTAGAGCGTGTCGCCGCCGTAGACGTGGCTGAGGTCGACCATCCGCCAGCCGGCGACGGACTCCGCTGTGGGA
It encodes the following:
- a CDS encoding cyclase family protein; protein product: MQSTRNVLSLAAGLAFSVQLGSCGTAPPEQTQQPPTAESVAGWRMVDLSHVYGGDTLYWPTDTTGFRLETLAQGQTPGAYFYAAKKFATAEHGGTHLDAPFHFDEGGTTAESIPLKRLILPGIVIDVSNAAAADPDYLVTPADVMGWEENHGRVPAGSAVLIRTGWAARWPDALAYLGDDTPGETGDLHFPGIGEAAARLLVEERAVGLLGIDTASVDYGQSTDFIVHQIGAAANVPNLENVADLSALPATGFLLAALPMKIEGGTGAPVRIVALIPPR